In Streptomyces sp. NBC_01381, a genomic segment contains:
- a CDS encoding N-6 DNA methylase has translation MRDNATEVTAAGIARLAGVGRAAVSNWRRRHADFPKPVGGTETSPSFALTAVEEWLRIQGKLGEVPLREKVWQQLAGHPAGPVPALLHAGCALLLVRDRHPGWLKVSAVSDERMAQLLPGELEGVVAPRFGGGPGVVRIPRAAELLPSVPLLRGVAELATELGARQAYEFLLGRHIDANPRQYTLTPAGPAELMAALAEIAAPARTVLDPACGTGALLRAVPPRPEQRLYGQDAAPELAALTALRLALHSDATVRGAAADTLRADAFADARVDAVLCHPPFNERNWGHDELAYDPRWEYGFPARTESELAWVQHALARIKDGGTAVILMPPAAASRRSGRRVRADLLRRGALRAVLALPAGAAPPYNIPLHIWVLSRPVPNTPASPELLLVETAGLAAPDGRDRQAWRPVQDAVLDVWRHFERHGTLDERPGLARAVPVLELLDDEVDLAPARRLPPPAAGGGTEQLTAVRERLGDAVRRTADLLPPQAEPAGAVRWPLTTVGELARSGALSLRTGTGSGAPGSRVLTEHDVLAGMTPSGSVDPLTADSVVTETGDVVIPVSGGGTAARVVDEATAGAVLGRGLTLLRPDPAAIDPWFLAGFLRGTANNRQASSYASTAARLDIRRLQVPRLPLDGQHGYGERFRALAAFEDTLRLAGRLGEQLVRGLHDGLTDGTLPPE, from the coding sequence GTGCGGGACAACGCGACAGAGGTGACCGCCGCCGGGATCGCCCGGCTCGCCGGGGTCGGCCGCGCCGCCGTCAGCAACTGGCGCCGCAGGCACGCCGACTTCCCCAAGCCCGTCGGCGGCACCGAGACCAGCCCCTCCTTCGCGCTCACCGCGGTCGAGGAGTGGCTGCGCATCCAGGGCAAACTCGGCGAGGTCCCGCTCCGGGAGAAGGTCTGGCAGCAGCTCGCAGGGCATCCGGCGGGCCCCGTGCCCGCCCTGCTGCACGCGGGCTGCGCCCTGCTTCTCGTACGCGATCGTCATCCCGGCTGGCTCAAGGTCAGCGCGGTGTCGGACGAGCGGATGGCCCAGCTGCTTCCGGGGGAGCTGGAAGGGGTCGTCGCCCCGCGCTTCGGGGGCGGTCCGGGAGTCGTGCGCATTCCGCGGGCCGCCGAACTGCTGCCCTCTGTCCCGCTGTTGAGAGGTGTCGCGGAACTCGCCACCGAGCTGGGCGCACGGCAGGCGTACGAGTTCCTGCTCGGCCGGCATATCGACGCCAACCCCCGCCAGTACACGCTCACTCCGGCAGGCCCCGCCGAGCTGATGGCCGCACTCGCCGAGATCGCAGCCCCCGCGCGGACCGTCCTCGACCCGGCCTGCGGCACCGGAGCCCTGCTGCGCGCCGTCCCGCCCCGCCCCGAACAGCGCCTGTACGGGCAGGACGCCGCCCCCGAACTCGCCGCCCTCACCGCGCTCAGGCTCGCCCTGCACTCCGACGCCACCGTGCGCGGCGCCGCCGCCGACACCCTGCGCGCGGACGCCTTCGCCGACGCGCGGGTTGACGCCGTGCTGTGCCACCCGCCGTTCAACGAACGCAACTGGGGGCACGACGAACTCGCCTACGACCCCCGCTGGGAGTACGGCTTCCCGGCCCGCACGGAGTCCGAACTCGCCTGGGTCCAGCACGCGTTGGCCCGCATCAAGGACGGCGGCACCGCCGTCATCCTGATGCCGCCCGCCGCCGCGTCCCGCCGCTCGGGACGCCGGGTGCGCGCCGATCTCCTGCGCCGCGGTGCCCTGCGCGCCGTGCTCGCGCTGCCCGCGGGCGCCGCGCCCCCGTACAACATCCCGCTGCACATCTGGGTCCTGAGCCGCCCCGTGCCGAACACACCGGCCTCGCCCGAGCTGCTCCTGGTCGAGACGGCGGGGCTCGCCGCCCCCGACGGCAGGGACCGGCAGGCCTGGCGGCCGGTGCAGGACGCCGTCCTCGACGTCTGGCGCCACTTCGAGAGGCACGGCACCCTCGACGAGCGGCCCGGCCTCGCCCGCGCCGTGCCGGTGCTCGAACTCCTCGACGACGAGGTCGACCTGGCCCCCGCCCGGCGCCTGCCGCCACCGGCGGCGGGCGGCGGCACCGAGCAGCTGACGGCGGTGCGCGAACGGCTCGGCGACGCGGTGCGGCGGACCGCCGATCTGCTGCCGCCGCAGGCCGAGCCCGCCGGTGCCGTTCGGTGGCCGCTCACCACGGTGGGGGAACTCGCCCGCTCCGGGGCGCTGTCGCTGCGTACCGGAACGGGCTCGGGAGCTCCCGGCAGCCGGGTGCTCACCGAGCACGACGTGCTCGCCGGAATGACACCCTCCGGATCTGTCGACCCGCTGACAGCAGACTCCGTGGTGACCGAGACCGGCGATGTCGTCATCCCGGTGTCCGGCGGCGGCACCGCCGCCCGCGTCGTCGACGAGGCCACTGCGGGCGCCGTGCTCGGCCGCGGCCTCACCCTCCTGCGGCCCGACCCGGCCGCCATCGACCCGTGGTTCCTCGCCGGATTCCTGCGCGGCACCGCCAACAACCGCCAGGCCAGCAGCTACGCGTCCACCGCGGCCCGGCTCGACATCCGCCGCCTCCAGGTGCCCCGCCTGCCGCTCGACGGACAGCACGGCTATGGCGAGCGGTTCCGCGCGCTCGCCGCCTTCGAGGACACCCTGCGGCTCGCGGGCCGCCTGGGCGAGCAGTTGGTGCGGGGGTTGCACGACGGACTGACGGACGGGACGCTTCCGCCGGAGTGA
- a CDS encoding serine/threonine-protein kinase: MTLGIGGRVVAGRYELSTLIGQGGMGQVWTAYDQRLDRRVAVKLLRPDRVAGAEAEELRRRFVRECRVTAQVDHPGLVTVHDAGTEGEDLFLVMQYVDGADLGDHLAEHDPYPWQWAVAIAAQLCAVLSAVHAVPIVHRDLKPRNVMVKQDGTVSILDLGIASVMDTDTTRLTHTGSPIGSPAYMAPEQAMGGAVGPYTDLYALGVLLHELLSGDVPFSGSTALGVLHRHLYEPPLPVRRLRAEVPEALENLVLRLLAKDPQHRHGSAQEVYEELAPLLPARGIPTGGPLDPTRPFLRPQAPWPDRAATPASAPALPPNQPDQRQGPGSPGSQTDVVHAVDEVKRLLGEGRITQAVDILGSILPAAAAKHGEHSPVVRSLRKQYAATLMDDGQYRRALPELRRLADERAAESGQADPHSLQFRYEAAQCLEQLGEPAAALAEYRALLPYYENRYASDDRERPLEIRRRIGHLLLALGDRPAAHDTLARLLLDAERMHGVGHPFPAEIRRTLQWLGQVRG, translated from the coding sequence GTGACACTGGGGATCGGGGGCCGTGTCGTAGCCGGACGCTACGAACTCTCCACGCTCATCGGCCAGGGCGGCATGGGCCAGGTCTGGACGGCGTACGACCAACGCCTCGACCGCCGCGTCGCGGTCAAGCTCCTGCGCCCCGACCGGGTCGCGGGCGCCGAGGCGGAGGAGCTGCGCCGCCGCTTCGTGCGCGAGTGCCGCGTCACCGCACAGGTCGACCACCCGGGCCTGGTCACCGTCCATGACGCGGGCACCGAGGGCGAGGACCTCTTCCTCGTCATGCAGTACGTCGACGGGGCCGACCTCGGCGACCATCTCGCCGAACACGACCCCTACCCCTGGCAGTGGGCCGTCGCGATCGCCGCGCAGCTGTGCGCCGTGCTCTCCGCGGTGCACGCCGTGCCGATCGTGCACCGCGACCTGAAGCCGCGGAACGTGATGGTCAAGCAGGACGGCACGGTCTCCATCCTCGACCTGGGCATCGCCTCGGTGATGGACACCGACACCACCCGCCTCACCCACACCGGCTCACCCATCGGCAGCCCCGCGTACATGGCCCCCGAGCAGGCGATGGGCGGCGCGGTGGGCCCGTACACCGACCTGTACGCCCTGGGCGTCCTGCTCCACGAACTCCTCAGCGGCGACGTCCCGTTCTCCGGCTCGACCGCGCTCGGCGTGCTCCACCGCCACCTCTACGAACCGCCGCTCCCGGTCCGCCGGCTGCGCGCCGAGGTCCCCGAGGCCTTGGAGAACCTGGTCCTGCGGCTCCTCGCCAAGGACCCCCAGCACCGCCACGGCAGCGCCCAGGAGGTCTACGAGGAACTGGCCCCGCTGCTCCCTGCGCGCGGCATCCCCACCGGCGGCCCGCTCGACCCCACCCGCCCTTTCCTGCGCCCGCAGGCCCCGTGGCCCGACCGCGCGGCGACACCGGCGTCGGCCCCGGCCCTCCCGCCGAACCAGCCCGACCAGCGCCAGGGCCCCGGCAGCCCCGGCAGCCAGACGGACGTCGTGCACGCGGTCGACGAGGTCAAGCGGCTGCTCGGCGAGGGCCGCATCACGCAGGCGGTCGACATCCTCGGCTCGATCCTGCCCGCGGCCGCCGCCAAGCACGGCGAGCACTCCCCGGTGGTCCGCTCCCTGCGCAAGCAGTACGCGGCGACGCTGATGGACGACGGCCAGTACCGCCGCGCCCTGCCCGAACTGCGCCGCCTCGCCGACGAACGCGCCGCCGAGTCGGGCCAGGCCGACCCGCACTCCCTCCAGTTCCGCTACGAGGCGGCGCAGTGCCTGGAGCAGCTCGGCGAACCGGCGGCGGCCCTCGCCGAGTACCGCGCGCTCCTCCCGTACTACGAGAACCGCTACGCCTCGGACGACCGCGAACGCCCCCTGGAGATCCGCCGCCGCATCGGCCACCTGCTCCTCGCCCTCGGCGACCGCCCCGCCGCCCACGACACCCTGGCGCGGCTGCTCCTGGACGCCGAGCGGATGCACGGGGTCGGTCATCCGTTCCCGGCGGAGATCCGGCGTACGTTGCAGTGGCTCGGACAAGTGCGCGGGTAG